The following proteins are co-located in the Leptospira selangorensis genome:
- a CDS encoding chemotaxis protein CheW, whose amino-acid sequence MSTFEDNQYLTFKIGEETFGIGLLNVKEILEYTHVTTVPMMPSFIPGVINLRGNVVPVLDVCDKFFRKKHSPDKRTCIVIVEVPESVNGARMDIGLIVESVYEVLGIPSSEIEPPPTFGSRIRVDFLAGMARQASGFILLLNLLRLLTVEELTALEETKEEAVNAVSAG is encoded by the coding sequence ATGAGCACTTTCGAAGACAACCAGTATTTGACCTTTAAGATCGGAGAGGAGACTTTCGGAATAGGACTTCTGAATGTAAAAGAGATCTTAGAATACACTCATGTAACTACTGTCCCAATGATGCCTTCTTTTATTCCGGGGGTAATCAATCTAAGAGGGAATGTGGTCCCGGTCTTGGATGTATGCGATAAGTTTTTCAGAAAGAAACATTCTCCTGATAAAAGAACATGTATCGTGATAGTAGAAGTTCCCGAATCAGTAAACGGTGCCAGGATGGATATCGGTCTCATCGTAGAATCCGTATACGAAGTATTAGGTATACCTTCTTCTGAAATTGAACCTCCTCCTACATTCGGCTCCAGGATACGTGTGGATTTTTTGGCAGGTATGGCAAGGCAAGCGAGCGGATTTATTCTTTTGCTCAATCTTCTTCGTTTATTGACTGTAGAAGAATTGACCGCTTTAGAAGAAACCAAAGAAGAAGCGGTTAATGCAGTCTCCGCCGGTTAA
- a CDS encoding chemotaxis protein CheD translates to MEPEIVKDIFLQPGGFYWGENGTRIRTLLGSCVALCFWHPYSKVGGMAHIMLPKRPSHIPEPHPKYADDALESFLKHFQKLGERPGRFVCKIFGGASMFSPEEDKLEEVKKIVEIGEKNVESVLDLVRKANIDLTASNTGGKSHRKIYFSLWDGEVYMENPKN, encoded by the coding sequence ATGGAACCCGAAATCGTTAAGGATATTTTTCTCCAACCTGGAGGTTTCTATTGGGGTGAAAATGGTACAAGGATCCGCACATTATTAGGCTCTTGTGTTGCATTATGTTTTTGGCATCCTTATTCCAAGGTAGGAGGAATGGCTCATATCATGCTGCCTAAACGGCCTTCTCATATTCCGGAACCTCATCCGAAGTATGCAGATGATGCATTGGAATCTTTTCTAAAACACTTCCAAAAATTGGGAGAAAGACCTGGCAGATTCGTATGCAAAATTTTCGGCGGTGCGTCCATGTTTTCTCCGGAAGAAGATAAACTGGAAGAAGTGAAAAAGATCGTAGAGATAGGTGAAAAAAACGTCGAATCCGTTCTTGATCTAGTTCGTAAGGCGAATATAGACCTAACAGCTTCCAATACCGGAGGTAAATCCCATCGAAAAATATATTTCTCTCTTTGGGACGGGGAAGTGTATATGGAAAACCCTAAAAATTAG